A genomic region of Raphanus sativus cultivar WK10039 chromosome 6, ASM80110v3, whole genome shotgun sequence contains the following coding sequences:
- the LOC108833278 gene encoding uncharacterized protein LOC108833278, whose amino-acid sequence MGDGWKDTRKRPLINFLVYCPKGVTFIKSVDASDVYTNTENLCNLFAEMVEMVGSENVVHLVTDNAPNYKASGRLLAERYPNLSWSPCAAHCMNLILEDVGNMPNVKELVSAVSKVTIFVYNHKSTLNFLRKRQGWREIIRPGETRFATTFIALQSAYAHKEDLQALVVDQEFRQFLKTEKARYVKAVILDENMWEHCLLIVRIMAPMIRLLRVCDTDEKPSLPYVYEGMYRARLGIKKIFGKKKELYKPYTRIIKNRWDRMLRQDLHAAAYFFNPAFMYDQKNFSIKPEILRAMLTLMEKQKGSDRTKIFEGMTMYREREKSFSHSSALSCLKTTRPDEWWKFFGYDVPVLQKLAIRILSQTASSSGCERNWSVFERIHTKRRNRLEHQRLDDLVYVHYNLRLQDRFSKRKRSYDPIDYESIDKTDFWVVEESGEAELDYDEFENALIEENPKDGEDATSETLNFNGIYVFS is encoded by the exons ATGGGAGATGGATGGAAAGACACTAGAAAAAGACCACTGATCAATTTCTTAGTGTACTGTCCAAAAGGAGTTACATTTATCAAGTCGGTTGATGCATCTGATGTATACACAAATACAGAGaatttgtgtaatttatttGCTGAGATGGTGGAAATGGTTGGCTCTGAAAATGTGGTTCATTTAGTGACTGATAATGCTCCTAACTACAAGGCTTCAGGTAGATTACTTGCGGAGAGATACCCAAATCTTTCTTGGTCTCCATGTGCAGCTCATTGCATGAATTTGATATTGGAGGATGTGGGGAACATGCCTAATGTTAAAGAGTTAGTTTCTGCTGTCTCAAAGGTAACTATCTTTGTCTACAATCATAAGtcaactttaaattttttgagGAAGAGGCAAGGGTGGAGGGAAATCATTCGTCCAGGAGAAACCCGCTTTGCTACCACTTTTATAGCCCTTCAGAGTGCATACGCACATAAAGAAGACTTACAAGCTTTGGTAGTAGATCAAGAGTTCAGACAGTTTCTGaaaacagagaaagcaagatATGTCAAGGCTGTTATTCTGGATGAAAACATGTGGGAGCATTGTTTGTTGATCGTAAGGATTATGGCTCCAATGATACGCTTGTTGCGTGTTTGTGATACTGATGAGAAGCCATCACTGCCATATGTCTATGAAGGAATGTATCGAGCACGTTTAGGCATCAAGAAGATATTTGGGAAAAAGAAAGAATTGTATAAGCCTTACACAAGGATCATAAAGAACAGGTGGGATAGAATGTTGCGCCAAGATCTTCATGCTGCAGCTTACTTCTTCAATCCAGCTTTCATGTATGATCAAAAGAACTTTTCAATAAAACCTGAGATACTGAGAGCCATGTTAACTTTGATGGAAAAACAAAAAGGGTCTGACAGAACAAAGATCTTTGAGGGGATGACAATGTATAGAGAACGTGAGAAAAGCTTCTCACATTCATCAGCTTTAAGTTGTTTGAAAACCACTCGTCCTG ATGAGTGGTGGAAGTTCTTTGGATATGATGTTCCTGTTTTGCAGAAGCTAGCAATTCGAATTCTTAGCCAAACTGCATCATCATCGGGCTGTGAGCGTAATTGGTCTGTGTTTGAAAGAATTCACACAAAAAGGAGGAATAGATTGGAACATCAAAGACTGGATGATCTTGTCTACGTTCATTACAATTTGCGTCTGCAAGATAG GTTCTCAAAAAGAAAGAGGTCATATGATCCGATTGATTATGAGTCCATTGATAAAACTGATTTCTGGGTAGTGGAAGAGAGTGGAGAAGCTGAACTAGATTATGATGAATTTGAGAACGCACTTATTGAAGAAAACCCAAAAGATGGAGAAGATGCAACTTCTGAAACTTTGAACTTCAACGGTATATACGTCTTCTCTTAA
- the LOC108823008 gene encoding uncharacterized protein LOC108823008 — protein sequence MARRGSSQQRNDQRRLSKQRAMRMQSWRKTEPTLLCPVMKQKKSTCYAIALEFHLKLKKKMPLDQHLSIQDFINLIPKGYLNAEDGSLMVDAFHVLSIFEKNGILLEKDCQLTESLVDVVCEDKKNCLRYHAKLVKLHKLNPEGKDNVTTLEYHTFHDNLIKHLKKGVLAVGLTIYPSYSKLKNKEIYYPTKAEWNGKTESYAHVMVCTGHNYDAKKNLFYEFQESAGVKVCDRGYVKIYADLVYQFVEMVV from the exons ATGGCGAGGAGGGGTAGCTCCCAGCAAAGAAATGATCAGCGTAGACTGTCTAAGCAAAGGGCTATGAG GATGCAATCATGGCGAAAGACAGAGCCCACCCTACTCTGTCCCGTGATGAAACAGAAAAAATCCACATGTTATGCTATCGCGCTCGAGTTTCATCTTAAGCTGAAGAAGAAAATGCCACTCGATCAGCACTTGTCCATCCAAGACTTTATCAATCTCATACCCAAGGGTTATTTAAATGCTGAGGATGGTTCACTTATGGTAGATGCCTTTCATGTGCTTTCTATCTTTGAAAAGAACGGAATTCTCCTTGAGAAGGATTGTCAGTTGACGGAAAGCTTGGTTGATGTTGTGTGTGAAGATAAG AAGAATTGTCTCAGGTACCATGCAAAGTTAGTGAAATTGCACAAGTTGAATCCGGAAGGAAAGGACAATGTTACCACACTGGAATACCATACCTTTCATGACAACCTTATTAAACATTTGAAGAAGGGAGTTCTAGCTGTTGGCTTGACCATTTATCCAAGTTATTCAAAACTGAAGAATAAG gaAATATACTATCCCACTAAGGCTGAATGGAATGGAAAGACTGAAAGTTATGCACATGTAATGGTGTGTACTGGGCACAACTATGATGCAAAGAAGAATCTGTTCTATGAATTTCAAGAATCTGCTGGGGTTAAAGTTTGTGATCGTGGTTATGTGAAGATCTATGCTGATTTGGTTTATCAATTTGTTGAGATGGTGGTTTAG
- the LOC108819636 gene encoding uncharacterized protein LOC108819636 produces MISWLVDMLGELPKRLFKEGKEPQVSRINNNCRIDYIIKKFKAWMPKELDVVKKDPVFAQIFKLHENGLGYSARVVHSFLCRELVSYKLHELWFVFARRPLRFSLQEYHAVTGFECNTSISLSEFEEWKFDGGFWSRVLRRKDETVTLFDLWNKDKDSVMKWKNADSIRLIYLAFILCVVLARDEKQNIPLKYIKVVMDLEKVRKYPWGVASYDLLCESIAKNRYKLKEKTSSYVLDGFSYALQIWAMEAVPKIGKLCGKKLDKAFADGPICINWMGAGKVSYQEINRLEEIFTAEDDMYPFISWTGNTDIIQSVDFRRDDHVWDFEEAVEESLDQPDEANVNDEEGVNDEAAETDESDETFQTPRGSTSLGDTSKKSKKRLPDRGMERRKHKVLNGGSKQPSFNEDMKAFMAQLFEQSISAMEQRMEKKMDEKLEQLEHRLKAPTKEPCVEVEDGETPSPSKTTTTQQPSLRRSTRGSPVDLNFTQEEASFRGISTQGVEGLSQASHVTDFDPSQTAKADDWWTPMTSVRGSSKAKARKDNTVQPSQWKKWSRLELTDEDLPQDGSPRSSLYYFSEESWQGFHEWSMKPISLQIGPLCFNMTVAQRIVCAGKWLGNEEMDGFMFIWRVKTTLKRWAPTRVAFMTALFCLQLEAAYNVFHPDK; encoded by the exons ATGATCTCATGGCTTGTAGATATGTTGGGGGAGTTACCAAAGAGGCTTTTTAAGGAGGGCAAGGAGCCTCAGGTGTCTCGGATCAATAACAACTGCAGGATCGACTACATTATTAAGAAGTTCAAAGCGTGGATGCCAAAGGAGCTGGATGTTGTGAAGAAAGATCCGGTGTTTGCTCAGATTTTTAAGCTTCATGAAAATGGTCTCGGGTACTCGGCGAGAGTGGTACACAGCTTCTTGTGCAGGGAGCTGGTGAGTTACAAACTTCACGAGCTTTGGTTTGTCTTCGCGAGGAGACCACTTCGATTCTCACTTCAAGAGTACCACGCAGTAACCGGGTTTGAGTGCAACACGAGTATCTCCCTTTCGGAGTTTGAAGAGTGGAAATTTGATGGTGGTTTCTGGAGCAGGGTTTTGAGGAGGAAAGACGAGACAGTTACTCTCTTCGACCTGTGGAATAAGGACAAGGACTCTGTCATGAAGTGGAAGAATGCAGATAGCATACGGCTTATCTACCTTGCCTTCATTCTTTGTGTCGTTTTAGCGAGAGATGAGAAGCAGAATATCCCTCTCAAATACATCAAGGTGGTCATGGATCTTGAGAAGGTTCGAAAGTATCCTTGGGGAGTTGCTTCTTATGATCTTCTCTGCGAGTCAATAGCCAAGAACCGCTACAAACTGAAGGAGAAGACAAGTAGTTATGTCTTAGATGGATTCTCCTACGCCTTGcagatttgggcaatggaagcTGTACCAAAGATTGGAAAGCTTTGTGGTAAAAAACTGGACAAAGCTTTTGCGGATGGTCCTATATGCATCAACTGGATGGGAGCTGGAAAGGTGTCATATCAAGAGATCAATCGGTTGGAGGAGATTTTTACAGCCGAG GATGACATGTATCCATTCATCTCATGGACAGGGAATACGGATATTATCCAGAGTGTTGATTTCCGCAGAGATGAT CATGTTTGGGATTTCGAAGAAGCTGTAGAGGAATCTCTAGATCAGCCTGATGAAGCAAATGTGAATGATGAAGAGGGAGTGAACGATGAAGCAGCTGAGACAGATGAGAGTGATGAAACTTTTCAGACTCCAAGAGGATCAACGAGCCTAGGCGATACATCAAAGAAGAGTAAGAAAAGGCTTCCAGATCGTGGTATGGAAAGAAGGAAGCATAAGGTTCTCAATGGTGGATCGAAGCAACCATCTTTTAATGAAGACATGAAGGCTTTTATGGCGCAGTTGTTTGAGCAGAGTATCTCTGCAATGGAGCAaaggatggagaagaagatggatgAGAAATTAGAGCAATTGGAACATCGGCTAAAAGCTCCAACTAAGGAACCCTGCGTTGAAGTTGAGGATGGAGAGACGCCTTCTCCGAGCAAGACAACGACGACCCAGCAGCCATCGTTGAGGAGGTCCACACGCGGG AGTCCAGTGGATCTTAATTTCACTCAAGAAGAGGCTAGCTTTCGTGGAATCAGTACGCAAGGCGTCGAAGGGCTTTCTCAGGCATCTCATGTAACCGACTTTGATCCATCTCAGACAGCCAAGGCAGATGACTGGTGGACTCCAATGACTTCAGTTCGAGGTTCGAGCAAGGCTAAAGCTCGTAAAGACAATACAGTTCAACCCTCACAGTGGAAGAAGTGGTCTAGACTTGAGCTTACCGATGAAGATTTGCCCCAAGATGGTTCTCCGCGGTCGTCACTGTATTATTTCTCTGAAGAATCATGGCAAGGATTCCACGAATGGTCTATGAAGCCCATATCTTTACAAATAGGTCCTTTGTGTTTCAATATGACTGTCGCACAAAGGATAGTATGCGCAGGAAAATGGCTTGGAAACGAG GAAATGGATGGCTTTATGTTTATATGGCGAGTCAAGACAACGTTGAAGCGTTGGGCGCCGACCCGTGTTGCTTTTATGACCGCTTTGTTCTGCCTCCAACTTGAAGCTGCATACAACGTTTTCCATCCCGACAAATAG
- the LOC108819637 gene encoding uncharacterized protein LOC108819637, with product MDFWSLSLECFQVFTTYEVLRPRQGIKDWVDVVRFKGGIPKHAFTIWIVNYDRIPMRSMLAAWRLPVSPTCPFCSTYDETRDQLLLSCDYKKDVWREVLLRCQPPSVMFTNWSEFLSWIRSSPSRKLMLLRKLAVQTVVFQFWKQRYNLIHNQASLPAATVFYGIEKELRNIISARKLRKHFNYLMAMWLR from the coding sequence ATGGATTTCTGGTCATTATCCCTTGAGTGTTTTCAGGTCTTCACCACATACGAGGTGCTGCGGCCACGACAGGGGATCAAAGACTGGGTGGATGTCGTCAGGTTCAAAGGAGGAATCCCGAAACATGCGTTCACAATATGGATTGTGAACTATGACAGGATACCAATGAGGTCTATGCTAGCAGCTTGGAGACTTCCAGTCTCTCCCACCTGCCCGTTCTGCTCCACGTACGATGAAACAAGGGACCAATTGCTGTTGTCATGCGATTACAAGAAGGATGTATGGAGGGAGGTCTTGCTCAGATGCCAGCCTCCATCAGTGATGTTCACTAATTGGTCAGAGTTCCTTTCATGGATCCGGTCATCACCATCGAGGAAGCTAATGCTACTGAGGAAGTTGGCAGTTCAAACAGTTGTCTTTCAATTTTGGAAGCAAAGGTACAACTTGATTCACAATCAGGCATCACTTCCGGCTGCAACTGTCTTTTATGGTATCGAAAAAGAGTTGAGAAACATCATCTCAGCAAGGAAACTAAGAAAGCATTTCAATTATCTTATGGCTATGTGGCTGAGATAG